A single genomic interval of Desulfitibacter alkalitolerans DSM 16504 harbors:
- a CDS encoding DUF1638 domain-containing protein yields MDNQDKSKWLIVACKTLEDEIKAVNKDNIDTLMVEYALHRVPDALREKLKNTVKEAKGYNTILFGYGLCSNGAANLGSHEHTLVIPKVHDCISILLGSRSIYDKEFADFPATYYLSKGWIDQKAGPLDSYKEYIEKYDESTAKWIIDMEYANYKRVVYVHTVEAPARYIDYAKEVADFLGVAFEERDGSLRLLEKLVSGNWDKEFIVNPPGQIVMARSFL; encoded by the coding sequence ATGGACAATCAAGATAAAAGCAAATGGTTAATAGTTGCGTGCAAAACTTTGGAGGATGAGATTAAGGCGGTTAATAAGGATAACATTGACACCTTGATGGTAGAATATGCATTGCATAGAGTCCCTGATGCTCTAAGAGAAAAACTAAAAAACACAGTCAAGGAGGCTAAAGGGTATAATACTATTCTTTTTGGATATGGACTTTGCTCTAATGGAGCTGCCAATTTGGGATCCCATGAACACACTTTAGTTATTCCCAAGGTCCATGACTGCATAAGTATTTTGCTAGGGTCCAGATCTATCTATGATAAAGAATTTGCAGACTTTCCAGCCACTTACTATTTAAGTAAAGGTTGGATAGACCAGAAAGCAGGACCTTTGGACAGTTATAAAGAATATATAGAGAAATATGATGAAAGTACAGCTAAATGGATTATAGACATGGAATATGCAAACTACAAGCGGGTGGTATATGTTCATACAGTAGAGGCACCTGCCAGATATATTGATTATGCTAAAGAGGTTGCTGATTTTCTAGGTGTTGCTTTTGAAGAACGGGATGGATCACTTAGACTGTTAGAAAAGCTTGTTTCTGGTAATTGGGATAAGGAGTTCATTGTAAATCCGCCTGGCC